Proteins found in one Pararge aegeria chromosome 12, ilParAegt1.1, whole genome shotgun sequence genomic segment:
- the LOC120628340 gene encoding esterase E4-like isoform X2, giving the protein MVDSPITTVEQGQLQGKLVHSPSGKAFYSFQGIPYAKPPIGSLRFRAPQPPEPWEGLRDATTEGNSSAQIDFFSKNQYVGDENCLFLNVYTPSLDGEFLPVMVYVHGGGFRFGSGSSYFYGGDYLVEKDVVIVTINYRCGALGFLSLNTPEVPGNAGMKDVVQALRWVKQNIKSFGGNSGNLTIFGESAGGVAVSFLTASPMSKDLISKAIMQSGTGLNSWGMQHNPVENAKVLASELGCESTDLNEILEYLSTTPVKDIVEATEKMKPLEAFYESGKSFFTPVVEKEFAGVEAFLPEALISVLTSGRVADIPVMIGSNTLEFTFDKSDDLQTCIPYELHIERGTPESLAIADEIKNLYFKSDPTVDKYKLLSDFLINIGTHRYVQYLLNVTNKPIYYYKFGYVGELNLSKDIMKSVSLNYAGHLDELGYLFKAEPIKDVEPTPQDVKTRERMLRLWTNFAKTGNPTPDENHYLTVTWLPATKDKLNYLNISNELSMDDSPDKEKMEFWDNLYSKYFKIWDHQITNDDVSPKSEPVPSIVEPISQINEPVIVATSPVIVEETIITTVTTVVNEKGEENTSTQVIVDVQDSAGQHYQESFNDLKGNLEQNFDLVQDNLAQIPDNLVQVNDNLSQINDHSAQVQENIKNETVFVVDNPVKPDVIITGHTVIEDHPGKLVNIVKLQEKFSNNQNGGEEHKFNGNFDKKPRPSNEIKMAQNTNINPKDVIRANDPPEDDLPKNIGVNKFVNFFESLGGKK; this is encoded by the exons ATGGTAGACTCCCCGATCACGACGGTGGAACAGGGTCAACTTCAGGGGAAACTCGTTCACTCACCCAGCGGGAAAGCCTTCTACAGCTTCCAGGGCATTCCGTACGCGAAACCACCTATCGGCTCATTGAGGTTTAGA gCTCCCCAACCCCCAGAGCCATGGGAAGGCTTACGCGATGCGACCACAGAAGGTAACAGTTCAGCACAAATTGATTTCTTTTCCAAGAACCAATACGTCGGCGACGAAAACTGTCTGTTCCTCAATGTTTACACCCCAAGTCTCGACGGGGAATTCCTTCCAGTCATGGTCTACGTCCACGGAGGGGGTTTCCGCTTTGGTTCAGGAAGTTCCTATTTTTACGGTGGAGATTATTTAGTCGAGAAAGACGTAGTCATAGTCACTATTAACTACAGATGTGGAGCGTTAGGTTTCCTAAGTCTCAATACCCCTGAAGTCCCAGGAAATGCCGGTATGAAGGACGTGGTCCAAGCTCTTCGATGGGTCAAACAGAATATCAAAAGTTTCGGCGGTAACTCAGGAAATTTGACCATTTTTGGGGAGAGCGCCGGCGGTGTTGCTGTCTCATTTTTAACAGCTAGTCCTATGTCTAAAGATTTGATTAGTAAAGCGATTATGCAATCAGGAACAGGATTAAATAGTTGGGGAATGCAACATAATCCAGTGGAGAACGCAAAGGTTTTAGCTAGCGAATTGGGATGCGAATCTACGGACTTAAACGAAATACTGGAGTATTTGTCTACCACTCCAGTAAAAGACATCGTTGAGGCGACAGAAAAAATGAAGCCTTTGGAAGCTTTTTACGAATCCGGCAAAAGTTTCTTTACACCGGTAGTTGAGAAGGAATTCGCCGGTGTCGAAGCTTTCTTACCCGAAGCCTTGATAAGCGTGTTGACATCCGGTCGAGTGGCTGACATACCTGTTATGATCGGCTCGAACACCCTCGAATTTACTTTTGATAAAAGCGATGATTTGCAAACATGCATTCCGTATGAGTTACACATTGAGAGAGGCACACCAGAATCTTTGGCAATAGCCgatgaaattaaaaacttgTACTTTAAAAGTGATCCTACCGTTGataaatataagttattgtCTGATTTTCTAATAAACATTGGGACACACAGATACGTACAGTACTTACTGAATGTGACGAATAAACcaatatactactacaaattTGGCTATGTGGGAGAGTTAAATCTTTCTAAGGACATCATGAAGAGTGTGTCCTTGAATTACGCGGGGCACTTGGATGAACTGGGATATCTGTTCAAAGCCGAACCTATAAAGGATGTTGAGCCGACTCCTCAGGATGTTAAGACTAGGGAGAGGATGCTGAGACTGTGGACAAACTTCGCTAAGACTGG AAACCCAACGCCCGACGAGAACCACTACCTAACCGTAACCTGGTTGCCGGCAACCAAagataaactaaattatttgaaCATTAGCAATGAACTGTCCATGGACGACAGCCCTGACAAGGAAAAAATGGAATTCTGGGATAACTTATACAGCAAATACTTCAAAATATGGGATCATCAGATAACTAATGATGATGTTTCACCAAAAAGTGAACCAGTTCCGTCGATAGTCGAACCAATTTCGCAGATAAATGAACCAGTCATCGTAGCTACGTCACCGGTTATTGTTGAAGAGACAATCATCACAACTGTCACAACAGTTGTCAACGAAAAGGGTGAAGAGAACACCAGCACTCAAGTTATAGTTGATGTACAAGACAGTGCTGGGCAGCACTATCAAGAATCGTTCAACGATTTGAAAGGAAACCTCGAACAAAACTTCGATCTTGTTCAGGATAACTTAGCTCAAATACCCGATAACCTAGTGCAGGTTAACGATAACTTGTCACAGATTAATGATCATTCAGCGCAGGTTCAGGAAAACATAAAGAATGAAACAGTATTTGTGGTCGACAACCCAGTAAAACCCGATGTTATCATCACAGGGCATACCGTCATCGAAGACCATCCGGGTAAGTTAGTGAATATCGTCAAGTTGCAGGAGAAGTTCTCGAATAACCAAAATGGCGGTGAGGAACATAAATTTAACGGTAATTTCGACAAGAAACCGCGGCCCTCTAACGAAATTAAGATGGCGCAGAATACCAACATAAACCCTAAGGATGTAATAAGGGCAAATGATCCTCCTGAGGATGACTTACCCAAGAATATCGGTGTTAATAAATTTGTGAACTTCTTCGAGTCCTTGGGCgggaaaaagtaa
- the LOC120628340 gene encoding esterase E4-like isoform X1: MITAVNEFLDDLRGGRMVDSPITTVEQGQLQGKLVHSPSGKAFYSFQGIPYAKPPIGSLRFRAPQPPEPWEGLRDATTEGNSSAQIDFFSKNQYVGDENCLFLNVYTPSLDGEFLPVMVYVHGGGFRFGSGSSYFYGGDYLVEKDVVIVTINYRCGALGFLSLNTPEVPGNAGMKDVVQALRWVKQNIKSFGGNSGNLTIFGESAGGVAVSFLTASPMSKDLISKAIMQSGTGLNSWGMQHNPVENAKVLASELGCESTDLNEILEYLSTTPVKDIVEATEKMKPLEAFYESGKSFFTPVVEKEFAGVEAFLPEALISVLTSGRVADIPVMIGSNTLEFTFDKSDDLQTCIPYELHIERGTPESLAIADEIKNLYFKSDPTVDKYKLLSDFLINIGTHRYVQYLLNVTNKPIYYYKFGYVGELNLSKDIMKSVSLNYAGHLDELGYLFKAEPIKDVEPTPQDVKTRERMLRLWTNFAKTGNPTPDENHYLTVTWLPATKDKLNYLNISNELSMDDSPDKEKMEFWDNLYSKYFKIWDHQITNDDVSPKSEPVPSIVEPISQINEPVIVATSPVIVEETIITTVTTVVNEKGEENTSTQVIVDVQDSAGQHYQESFNDLKGNLEQNFDLVQDNLAQIPDNLVQVNDNLSQINDHSAQVQENIKNETVFVVDNPVKPDVIITGHTVIEDHPGKLVNIVKLQEKFSNNQNGGEEHKFNGNFDKKPRPSNEIKMAQNTNINPKDVIRANDPPEDDLPKNIGVNKFVNFFESLGGKK, translated from the exons CGGCGGCAGAATGGTAGACTCCCCGATCACGACGGTGGAACAGGGTCAACTTCAGGGGAAACTCGTTCACTCACCCAGCGGGAAAGCCTTCTACAGCTTCCAGGGCATTCCGTACGCGAAACCACCTATCGGCTCATTGAGGTTTAGA gCTCCCCAACCCCCAGAGCCATGGGAAGGCTTACGCGATGCGACCACAGAAGGTAACAGTTCAGCACAAATTGATTTCTTTTCCAAGAACCAATACGTCGGCGACGAAAACTGTCTGTTCCTCAATGTTTACACCCCAAGTCTCGACGGGGAATTCCTTCCAGTCATGGTCTACGTCCACGGAGGGGGTTTCCGCTTTGGTTCAGGAAGTTCCTATTTTTACGGTGGAGATTATTTAGTCGAGAAAGACGTAGTCATAGTCACTATTAACTACAGATGTGGAGCGTTAGGTTTCCTAAGTCTCAATACCCCTGAAGTCCCAGGAAATGCCGGTATGAAGGACGTGGTCCAAGCTCTTCGATGGGTCAAACAGAATATCAAAAGTTTCGGCGGTAACTCAGGAAATTTGACCATTTTTGGGGAGAGCGCCGGCGGTGTTGCTGTCTCATTTTTAACAGCTAGTCCTATGTCTAAAGATTTGATTAGTAAAGCGATTATGCAATCAGGAACAGGATTAAATAGTTGGGGAATGCAACATAATCCAGTGGAGAACGCAAAGGTTTTAGCTAGCGAATTGGGATGCGAATCTACGGACTTAAACGAAATACTGGAGTATTTGTCTACCACTCCAGTAAAAGACATCGTTGAGGCGACAGAAAAAATGAAGCCTTTGGAAGCTTTTTACGAATCCGGCAAAAGTTTCTTTACACCGGTAGTTGAGAAGGAATTCGCCGGTGTCGAAGCTTTCTTACCCGAAGCCTTGATAAGCGTGTTGACATCCGGTCGAGTGGCTGACATACCTGTTATGATCGGCTCGAACACCCTCGAATTTACTTTTGATAAAAGCGATGATTTGCAAACATGCATTCCGTATGAGTTACACATTGAGAGAGGCACACCAGAATCTTTGGCAATAGCCgatgaaattaaaaacttgTACTTTAAAAGTGATCCTACCGTTGataaatataagttattgtCTGATTTTCTAATAAACATTGGGACACACAGATACGTACAGTACTTACTGAATGTGACGAATAAACcaatatactactacaaattTGGCTATGTGGGAGAGTTAAATCTTTCTAAGGACATCATGAAGAGTGTGTCCTTGAATTACGCGGGGCACTTGGATGAACTGGGATATCTGTTCAAAGCCGAACCTATAAAGGATGTTGAGCCGACTCCTCAGGATGTTAAGACTAGGGAGAGGATGCTGAGACTGTGGACAAACTTCGCTAAGACTGG AAACCCAACGCCCGACGAGAACCACTACCTAACCGTAACCTGGTTGCCGGCAACCAAagataaactaaattatttgaaCATTAGCAATGAACTGTCCATGGACGACAGCCCTGACAAGGAAAAAATGGAATTCTGGGATAACTTATACAGCAAATACTTCAAAATATGGGATCATCAGATAACTAATGATGATGTTTCACCAAAAAGTGAACCAGTTCCGTCGATAGTCGAACCAATTTCGCAGATAAATGAACCAGTCATCGTAGCTACGTCACCGGTTATTGTTGAAGAGACAATCATCACAACTGTCACAACAGTTGTCAACGAAAAGGGTGAAGAGAACACCAGCACTCAAGTTATAGTTGATGTACAAGACAGTGCTGGGCAGCACTATCAAGAATCGTTCAACGATTTGAAAGGAAACCTCGAACAAAACTTCGATCTTGTTCAGGATAACTTAGCTCAAATACCCGATAACCTAGTGCAGGTTAACGATAACTTGTCACAGATTAATGATCATTCAGCGCAGGTTCAGGAAAACATAAAGAATGAAACAGTATTTGTGGTCGACAACCCAGTAAAACCCGATGTTATCATCACAGGGCATACCGTCATCGAAGACCATCCGGGTAAGTTAGTGAATATCGTCAAGTTGCAGGAGAAGTTCTCGAATAACCAAAATGGCGGTGAGGAACATAAATTTAACGGTAATTTCGACAAGAAACCGCGGCCCTCTAACGAAATTAAGATGGCGCAGAATACCAACATAAACCCTAAGGATGTAATAAGGGCAAATGATCCTCCTGAGGATGACTTACCCAAGAATATCGGTGTTAATAAATTTGTGAACTTCTTCGAGTCCTTGGGCgggaaaaagtaa